The following is a genomic window from Caproiciproducens sp. CPB-2.
CGTGGAAAACATGATCGCGGACGGAATCGATACCTTTGTGGAAACCGGCCCCGGGAAAACCCTGTGCGGCCTGATTAAAAAAATTTCTTCACAGGTGCGTATCCTCAATGTGGAAAACTTTGCGGACGCGCGGGCCGCTGCGGAAGAATTAAGGAGGAACCCATGCTGAAAGGGAAAACGGCCGTCGTAACCGGCGGCTCCAGAGGAATCGGCAAAGCCATCGCGCTGAAGCTGGCGCAGGAAGGCGCGGACATCGCCATCCTTTACGCCGGAAACGAGGCGGCGGCACAGGAGACCTGTTCTCTGATCGGGCAGTCCGGCGCAAAGGCGAAAGCCTACCGGTGCGACGTTGCGGACGACCGGCAGACCAAAGAAACAGTCGACGCGATTCTTGCCGACTTCGGCGGAATCGATATTCTGGTCAACAACGCGGGCATCGTGCGGGACGGGCTGATTCTCTCGATGAAGGAAGAGGACTTTGACACCGTGATCGATACGAACCTCAAGGGCGCGTTCCATATGATCAAGCATACCTACCGCCACTTCATGAAAAAAAGAAGCGGAAGGATCATCAATATCACCTCCGTTTCCGGCGTGACGGGAAACGCCGGCCAGGCCAACTATTCTTCCGCGAAGGCCGGGCTGATCGGTCTGACCAAATCCACGGCGAAGGAGCTTGCCGGACGGAACGTGACCTGCAACGCGATTGCCCCCGGCTTTATCGACACCGATATGACCGCCGCGCTGGCGGATAAGGTCAGGGAAGCCGCTATAGAGGCCATTCCGTTAAAGCGCATGGGCACCCCCGGCGACATTGCCGCGCTGGCGGCGTTTCTGGCGGGGGACGAGGCGGGCTATCTTACCGGCGAGGTCATTAAAATGGACGGCGGCCTCTGTATGTGATAACGTCAACCGCGCTGTATGCGGAGAATCGAGGATACAATGGCTTATTTTGATCAGAAACCACTCGTCATCGGTGACCTTGTGGCTCAGACCCCTGTTGTGCAGGGGGGAATGGGCGTCGGGATCTCCCTTTCCGGGCTTGCCTCCGCCGTGGCGAACGAGGGCGGAATCGGCGTGCTTTCCGCCGCGGTCGTCGGCATGATGCATCAGACCGGCCCCAGCGCCCGGGACAACATTGCCGCGCTCCGGGAGGAAATCCGCCGGGCGCGCGCAAAGACCAAGGGCGTGCTGGGCGTCAACGTGATGGTTGCGCTGAGCGACTTCGGCGAAATGGTGAAAACCTCCGTCGAAGAGGGCATCGACGTCATTTTCGCGGGCGCGGGCCTGCCGCTGAATCTGCCCTCCTTTGTGGGAAAGGGCTGTAAAACCAAGCTGGTGCCGATTATTTCTTCCGCCCGCGCGGTCAGGACGATCGCGAAATGGTGGAAGGAAAAATACAATTACACCCCCGACGCGTTTGTCGTCGAAGGGCCCATGGCCGGCGGGCATCTGGGCTTTCATAAGGAACAGATCGACGATCCGGAGTACCGGCTGGAAAAGCTGGTGCCGCAGGTTATTGAGGCGGTCCGCCCGCTTGAGGAGCAGGCGGGGCGCAAAATCCCCGTGATCGCCGCGGGCGGGATTTTCAGCGGCGCGGATATCCGGCGGTTTTTCAAGCTGGGCGCTTCCGCGGTGCAGATGGCGACCCGCTTTGTGGCCACCGAGGAATGCGACGCGGACATCGCCTTTAAAAACGCCTATGTCGCCTGTAAAAAGGAGGATATCGGCATTATCCAAAGCCCCGTGGGCATGCCGGGCCGCGCCATTGTGAACGGGTTCCTTCAGCAGGCCGCACGGGGGGAGAAGCACCCTACCAGCTGCCCGTTCCACTGCATTATTACCTGCAAGCAGAAGGAAAGCCCCTACTGTATCTCCATGGCGCTGATCAACGCCGGCAGGGGCAGGATGGAAAACGGTTTTGCGTTTATCGGGGCGAACGGTTATAAGGTGAAAGAGATCGTATCGGTCAAAAAGCTGTTCGAGACCCTTTCAGAGGAGTACCGGCAGAGTAAAGACGGCGCGCTTGCCGCAGTAAGAGAGGATTCAATATGAGAAGAGTGGTTGTTACCGGGATGGGCGTGATTTCGCCCGTTGGAAATACCGTGAAGGCGTTCTGGGACAGTCTGGTGGAAGGCCGGAGCGGAATCGATTTTATCACAAAATTCGATACTGCCGATTATAAGGTAAAAATCGCGGCGGAGGTCAAAGGCTTTGACCCGCATGACTATATGGAAAAGGGCGAAATCCGCAAAACGGACCTGTTCTCGCAGTATGCCATTGCCGCCGCCGCGCAGGCGGTGGAGGACAGCGAAATCCTCGGCAAGGTCGAACCCGAGCGGTTCGGCGTTTACGTCGGTTCCGGAATCGGCGGCATGAGCACCTTCATCAATGAGTGCGATAAGCTGCTCAAGGGCGGGCCGAGGAAGGTTTCCCCCCTCTTTGTCCCGATGATGATTTCCAACATGGCGTCGGGCAATATCGCCATCAAATACAACGCGCAGGGCCCCAGCCTTCCGGTCGTGACCGCCTGCGCGACCTCCACCAACGCGGTGGGCGAAGCGTTCCGCTCCATCCGTTTCGGGTACGCGGACGTCATCCTTGCGGGCGGAGCGGAGGCGACCGTCAATCCGCTCGCCATCGCG
Proteins encoded in this region:
- the fabG gene encoding 3-oxoacyl-[acyl-carrier-protein] reductase, which encodes MLKGKTAVVTGGSRGIGKAIALKLAQEGADIAILYAGNEAAAQETCSLIGQSGAKAKAYRCDVADDRQTKETVDAILADFGGIDILVNNAGIVRDGLILSMKEEDFDTVIDTNLKGAFHMIKHTYRHFMKKRSGRIINITSVSGVTGNAGQANYSSAKAGLIGLTKSTAKELAGRNVTCNAIAPGFIDTDMTAALADKVREAAIEAIPLKRMGTPGDIAALAAFLAGDEAGYLTGEVIKMDGGLCM
- a CDS encoding NAD(P)H-dependent flavin oxidoreductase; translated protein: MAYFDQKPLVIGDLVAQTPVVQGGMGVGISLSGLASAVANEGGIGVLSAAVVGMMHQTGPSARDNIAALREEIRRARAKTKGVLGVNVMVALSDFGEMVKTSVEEGIDVIFAGAGLPLNLPSFVGKGCKTKLVPIISSARAVRTIAKWWKEKYNYTPDAFVVEGPMAGGHLGFHKEQIDDPEYRLEKLVPQVIEAVRPLEEQAGRKIPVIAAGGIFSGADIRRFFKLGASAVQMATRFVATEECDADIAFKNAYVACKKEDIGIIQSPVGMPGRAIVNGFLQQAARGEKHPTSCPFHCIITCKQKESPYCISMALINAGRGRMENGFAFIGANGYKVKEIVSVKKLFETLSEEYRQSKDGALAAVREDSI